Proteins encoded by one window of Paenibacillus urinalis:
- a CDS encoding HD domain-containing protein, translating to MKLTCPIYGEWDEIEEVFEELICSSAFQRLKEIHQGGASYLVNEKWNVTRYDHSIGVMLLIRKLGGSIEEQIAGLLHDISHTAFSHVVDFVLDNTEENYHEHIYQKIIIESSIPDILSRHNYDYKKILFDNLSWTLLERPAPELCADRIDYTLRDLYHYGIITLEEIQSFLDNITVANGIIVVQNVATANWFVRVYYKEVIDFFLDPLNIYANELLTRILKLALDKQIISLEMMLGTDNDIMSLLRTSYDQNIQNILSMLHSNVTVIVDENSYDMCRSTKVRLIDPFILHGTELIPASQRSEEVCIINENARIKAQQGVCVRIISF from the coding sequence TTGAAGCTGACTTGCCCGATTTACGGTGAATGGGATGAAATTGAAGAAGTTTTTGAGGAGTTGATATGTAGTAGTGCGTTTCAAAGGTTAAAGGAAATTCATCAAGGCGGAGCAAGTTATTTGGTTAATGAAAAATGGAATGTGACCCGATATGATCATTCGATAGGGGTAATGCTGCTGATTAGGAAACTGGGAGGTTCAATTGAAGAACAAATTGCAGGACTATTACACGACATTTCTCATACTGCCTTTTCACATGTTGTTGACTTTGTATTAGATAACACAGAGGAAAATTACCATGAGCACATTTATCAAAAAATCATTATCGAGTCATCAATTCCGGATATCTTAAGTCGTCATAATTATGATTATAAAAAGATCCTTTTTGACAACTTATCATGGACATTGCTTGAACGACCCGCTCCTGAGCTCTGTGCAGACCGAATCGATTATACACTTAGAGACTTGTATCACTATGGAATCATCACGTTAGAAGAAATTCAATCCTTTTTAGACAATATAACTGTCGCAAATGGAATAATTGTTGTCCAAAATGTAGCGACTGCGAATTGGTTTGTTAGAGTCTATTACAAGGAGGTCATTGATTTTTTCTTAGATCCTCTCAATATTTACGCAAATGAACTTCTAACTAGAATTCTGAAGCTCGCATTAGATAAACAAATAATTAGCCTAGAAATGATGTTAGGAACGGATAATGACATCATGTCTCTACTACGGACATCTTATGATCAGAATATTCAGAATATTCTGTCCATGCTCCATTCAAATGTGACCGTTATTGTAGATGAGAACAGTTATGATATGTGTCGTAGCACAAAAGTAAGACTCATTGACCCATTTATTCTTCACGGAACCGAACTTATTCCAGCTTCTCAACGATCAGAGGAAGTTTGTATTATAAATGAGAATGCCCGTATCAAAGCACAACAAGGGGTTTGCGTAAGAATTATATCTTTCTGA
- a CDS encoding PhoX family protein, with amino-acid sequence MSEKTIDRKTFLSYLGTGAAALAAASAGLGTLDGKASAASSANHLFGFNTNKVTGFFDPIEPTMEDELVLPKNFKYDVVAAFDDIINPAGEKFGQGADYNAFFPIEGSNTRGLLVTNHEYTNIFAIGPVADSGPTKKQIEQSLYYQGMSVTEVYRDEQGVWKLDPTSKYARRITGFTSFDITGPAKGSATIGNATKAQGTFANCSGGVTLWNTVLSCEENFEELAGQAKLPETHYGWVVEIDPFEASFRKKHTALGRFNHENTAMGIAKDGRVVVYMGDDKKDACVYKFISKGKYNKAIGRSNSALLEEGTLYVANLKSGKWAPVTIEAVKEVLSSDSYKNPYGVSGTKEELLKKFTSQADVVTYCNQAALIVGGTPTDRPEDIEISPFDSTVFICHTNNDIHGNIHGHITRIFENNDDLGSLEFNFEIFAAGGRQSGFSSPDNLAFDSNGNLWVVTDISTSSHNKGVYKSFMNNGLFVIPTSGKSQGQALQFASGPKDSELTGPYFTPDEQTLFISVQHPGEMTTDLNNPTSTWPHRKGDKKARCGVAAISGFKLGL; translated from the coding sequence TTGAGCGAAAAAACGATCGATCGCAAAACCTTTCTATCCTATCTAGGTACAGGCGCTGCTGCACTTGCTGCTGCTTCTGCCGGTCTTGGTACACTTGACGGTAAAGCCTCCGCAGCTTCCAGTGCGAACCACCTCTTCGGATTTAACACGAACAAAGTTACAGGCTTCTTCGATCCGATTGAGCCTACTATGGAAGACGAGCTCGTATTGCCAAAGAACTTTAAGTATGACGTTGTCGCTGCCTTTGACGACATTATTAATCCGGCAGGTGAGAAATTTGGGCAGGGTGCAGATTACAACGCATTTTTCCCTATTGAAGGCTCGAATACGAGAGGACTCCTTGTTACGAATCATGAATACACAAACATCTTTGCCATCGGTCCTGTAGCGGACAGCGGTCCCACCAAGAAACAAATCGAGCAAAGCCTCTATTACCAAGGGATGTCGGTAACGGAAGTGTACCGTGATGAGCAAGGGGTATGGAAGCTTGATCCGACATCAAAATATGCACGTCGTATCACAGGCTTCACCTCCTTCGACATCACAGGTCCTGCCAAAGGCTCCGCAACAATTGGAAATGCGACCAAAGCACAAGGTACATTTGCTAACTGCTCCGGCGGCGTCACATTATGGAATACGGTGCTGTCCTGTGAGGAGAATTTTGAAGAGCTTGCCGGACAAGCGAAGCTGCCAGAAACACACTATGGCTGGGTAGTAGAGATCGATCCTTTTGAAGCCTCTTTCCGCAAAAAGCATACCGCTCTAGGTCGATTCAATCATGAGAATACAGCGATGGGTATTGCCAAAGACGGACGTGTTGTTGTATACATGGGCGATGACAAGAAGGATGCCTGCGTATACAAATTTATTAGCAAAGGAAAGTACAACAAAGCCATCGGCCGTTCCAATTCTGCCTTGCTTGAAGAAGGCACACTATATGTTGCCAATCTTAAATCAGGGAAATGGGCTCCTGTAACGATTGAAGCCGTGAAGGAAGTTCTCTCCTCCGACAGCTATAAGAATCCATATGGCGTGTCTGGTACGAAGGAAGAGTTACTTAAAAAGTTCACTTCCCAAGCGGATGTCGTTACCTATTGCAACCAAGCTGCTCTAATTGTTGGCGGAACTCCAACCGATCGTCCGGAGGATATTGAAATTTCGCCTTTCGACAGCACCGTCTTTATCTGCCACACGAATAACGATATTCATGGCAATATACACGGTCATATTACACGTATTTTTGAGAACAACGATGATCTCGGATCCCTTGAATTCAACTTCGAAATCTTTGCTGCCGGCGGCAGACAGTCCGGCTTCAGCTCACCGGATAATCTGGCATTCGATTCGAACGGCAATTTGTGGGTCGTGACCGACATTTCCACGAGCAGTCACAACAAGGGCGTATATAAATCGTTCATGAACAACGGTTTGTTCGTCATCCCTACAAGCGGCAAGAGCCAGGGACAAGCACTGCAATTCGCATCTGGTCCTAAGGATTCGGAGCTGACCGGTCCATACTTCACACCAGATGAGCAAACACTGTTCATCTCTGTACAGCATCCCGGCGAAATGACTACAGACCTGAACAACCCAACAAGCACATGGCCTCACCGAAAGGGAGATAAGAAGGCCCGCTGTGGCGTTGCGGCGATTAGTGGATTCAAGCTAGGACTGTAA
- a CDS encoding MFS transporter, which produces MRTGGEDILSIWQKWKAEIRSWPRNIQLFFLANILYQMGGGMFSVLYNLYIQDLGYDATMNGTIISVQSIATAIMFIPIGLLGDRISKKPILIIGALFSGLTFVGRAFAIGEPHLLWLAISSGLFASFFQVLAIPFLAANVSEHNRLRLFSIHASLVLAAQVIGSFGGGVLADVLGFIGIHSISSLQIVLLLGGIATFLGTLPLFLVKDSPVIHNPVSAIRSNTVSASNMNRSVSSNMAAEQSKSDFRIIKHFVMTQLLIGIGSGLVVPYLNLYFTDRFHISLSLMSALISLGQVMTIISMMIGPSLVSRVGPVRAVFIFQTMSLPFLLLTGFTYSVLIASVSFLFRQALMNAANPIFSSILIDHVSDRRRGIANSLMQTAFMIGWATMGPVQSYLVTTYGSYHGYAITFTITGVLYVLASTWFYLVFRNKHNNKLEQSVSGKSSSPSKPI; this is translated from the coding sequence ATGAGAACAGGAGGAGAAGACATCTTGAGTATCTGGCAAAAATGGAAAGCGGAAATCAGAAGCTGGCCCCGCAATATCCAGCTTTTTTTTCTTGCAAACATCCTATATCAAATGGGCGGAGGCATGTTCTCCGTGCTCTACAATTTGTACATACAAGATCTGGGCTACGACGCAACGATGAACGGCACCATTATCAGCGTGCAATCCATTGCCACGGCAATCATGTTCATCCCTATAGGGCTGCTCGGAGACCGTATAAGCAAGAAGCCGATTCTCATTATTGGTGCACTCTTCAGCGGACTAACCTTTGTTGGACGAGCCTTTGCTATAGGGGAGCCCCATCTCTTATGGCTGGCGATATCTTCAGGATTATTTGCTTCCTTCTTTCAAGTGCTCGCGATCCCTTTTCTAGCGGCCAATGTCTCCGAGCATAATCGACTTCGGCTGTTTAGCATTCACGCTTCCCTCGTGCTGGCGGCTCAGGTCATCGGCAGCTTCGGCGGCGGAGTGCTTGCTGATGTGCTTGGGTTTATTGGGATCCATAGCATTTCCAGCTTACAGATCGTTCTGCTCCTGGGCGGTATAGCTACATTTCTTGGTACACTTCCGTTATTTCTAGTAAAAGATTCACCCGTTATACATAACCCTGTATCTGCTATTCGCTCGAACACCGTGTCTGCATCGAATATGAACAGAAGTGTATCTTCCAATATGGCAGCAGAGCAGTCCAAATCAGACTTTCGGATTATTAAGCACTTTGTGATGACACAGCTGCTGATCGGCATTGGATCAGGTCTTGTCGTTCCATATTTAAATTTGTATTTTACGGACCGGTTTCATATCAGTCTCAGTCTCATGAGTGCCCTGATATCGTTAGGCCAAGTCATGACCATCATCTCGATGATGATTGGACCTTCTCTTGTGAGCCGGGTTGGACCCGTGCGAGCCGTTTTCATTTTCCAAACGATGTCTCTGCCTTTCCTTCTGCTGACCGGGTTCACCTATTCGGTGCTCATTGCTTCCGTCAGCTTCTTGTTTAGACAAGCGCTCATGAATGCAGCCAATCCGATTTTTTCATCGATATTAATTGACCACGTGTCAGATCGAAGACGAGGTATTGCGAACTCACTCATGCAGACTGCTTTCATGATCGGCTGGGCTACAATGGGACCTGTCCAATCCTATCTCGTTACAACTTACGGCAGCTACCACGGCTATGCCATCACATTTACAATCACCGGCGTTCTATATGTCCTGGCTTCTACCTGGTTCTATCTGGTGTTCCGAAACAAACATAACAACAAACTGGAGCAATCTGTGTCAGGCAAATCATCCAGTCCAAGTAAACCTATTTAA
- the tatA gene encoding twin-arginine translocase TatA/TatE family subunit — protein sequence MPGIGNIGIGGLILILIIALIIFGPSKLPELGRAFGRTLSEFKGATRGLMGGDNDEDEKKKPAEAGTSASVSSSGSKSQ from the coding sequence ATGCCCGGAATCGGAAATATCGGAATCGGCGGACTCATTCTGATTCTTATCATCGCACTCATCATATTTGGCCCTTCGAAGCTGCCTGAGCTTGGACGTGCCTTTGGCCGGACGCTCAGTGAGTTCAAGGGAGCCACTCGCGGACTCATGGGCGGGGACAATGATGAGGATGAGAAGAAAAAACCTGCGGAAGCTGGCACTTCCGCTTCGGTTAGCAGCTCCGGATCTAAGTCACAATGA
- a CDS encoding DUF3870 domain-containing protein, producing the protein MDYNTDTIYIVGDAQTSVNNPITQQFSAFFIGLVIDTTNDKIVDAGCSSTIPLTSAFVRTLFVGKTMHDLDIISEQVRSRYHGSSQKAIIVAYKDAQKKYRSIVNHN; encoded by the coding sequence TTGGACTATAATACGGATACGATATATATCGTGGGCGATGCTCAGACCTCGGTCAATAATCCGATTACTCAGCAGTTCAGTGCTTTTTTTATCGGTCTGGTAATTGATACAACCAATGATAAGATTGTGGATGCCGGATGCTCTTCGACCATTCCGCTGACCTCCGCCTTTGTCAGAACCCTGTTTGTTGGGAAGACAATGCATGATCTCGATATTATTAGTGAACAGGTTCGGTCCAGATATCACGGCTCCTCTCAGAAGGCGATTATTGTCGCCTATAAGGATGCACAGAAGAAATATCGTTCGATCGTTAACCATAATTAA
- the tatC gene encoding twin-arginine translocase subunit TatC gives MSNNPNELNMIGHLDELRSRLIRTLITFLLWMVIAFIFVKDIYDILVSDMERKLIILGPSDVMWVYFMIAGVVAVTLTIPVAAYQIWKFVQPAVPTAAQRSTLIFIPVLTLMFILGISFGYFILFPMVLHFLNEMAADSFETMYTAQKYFTFMIHMTVPFGLLFEMPVVVMFLTKLGILNPAKLAKARKVSYFILVVVAVTITPPDIMSDILVIIPLFLLYEVSLTISRMVYRKQLQAQSETSLAA, from the coding sequence ATGAGTAACAATCCAAACGAATTAAATATGATTGGGCATTTGGATGAGCTGCGAAGCCGGCTCATCCGGACGCTCATCACTTTCCTGCTCTGGATGGTCATCGCCTTTATCTTCGTGAAGGACATCTATGATATTCTCGTTTCGGATATGGAGCGCAAGCTGATCATTCTTGGTCCTTCAGATGTCATGTGGGTGTACTTCATGATCGCAGGTGTGGTTGCTGTTACATTAACGATTCCTGTGGCAGCTTATCAAATATGGAAATTCGTTCAGCCTGCTGTACCGACTGCTGCCCAGCGATCTACGCTGATCTTTATTCCCGTGCTCACTCTAATGTTCATTCTAGGCATATCCTTCGGTTACTTTATTTTGTTCCCGATGGTGCTGCATTTTCTGAATGAGATGGCAGCTGATTCGTTTGAGACGATGTATACCGCACAGAAATACTTCACGTTTATGATTCACATGACGGTCCCATTTGGACTCTTGTTTGAAATGCCTGTCGTTGTCATGTTCCTAACCAAGCTTGGGATATTAAATCCGGCCAAGCTCGCCAAGGCACGCAAGGTGTCCTATTTTATTCTCGTCGTCGTTGCCGTCACGATTACACCGCCGGATATCATGTCCGACATTCTAGTCATTATCCCTTTATTCCTGCTATATGAAGTAAGTTTGACGATCTCAAGAATGGTCTACCGCAAGCAGCTTCAGGCTCAGTCCGAGACGAGCCTGGCCGCGTAA